One part of the Flavobacterium johnsoniae UW101 genome encodes these proteins:
- a CDS encoding NAD kinase, giving the protein MKIAIYGQYYQNSTEPIIKDIFAFFNSNNVEMVIEENFLNMLYEKQLVKKDYKTFPSNSALDNSFEMLISIGGDGTILRAAAFVRNSGVPLLGINAGRLGFLAKVQKENIDILLQYVINQNYTTSERTLLGLTCEPFNEAFKELNFAMNEVTVSRKDTTSMITVETYLNNEYLNSYWADGLIISTPTGSTGYSLSCGGPILTPDVKSLVITPIAPHNLTARPLVIPDDTEITLRVTGREDQYLVSLDSRISSVQNESVLKIKKTDYKIKMVEIPGETFLKTLRNKLLWGEDKRN; this is encoded by the coding sequence ATGAAAATAGCCATTTACGGACAATATTACCAAAACAGTACAGAACCTATTATAAAAGACATTTTCGCGTTTTTCAATTCCAATAATGTGGAAATGGTGATCGAAGAAAATTTCCTTAATATGCTCTACGAAAAGCAGCTTGTAAAAAAGGATTACAAAACTTTTCCTTCGAACTCTGCTTTAGACAACAGTTTTGAAATGCTTATAAGTATTGGCGGCGACGGAACTATTTTAAGAGCCGCAGCTTTTGTTCGTAATTCAGGTGTTCCGTTGTTAGGAATAAATGCCGGCCGATTGGGTTTTCTTGCAAAGGTTCAAAAAGAAAACATTGATATTTTACTGCAGTATGTTATTAACCAAAATTATACAACTTCAGAGAGAACTTTATTGGGCTTAACATGCGAACCTTTTAATGAGGCTTTTAAAGAGCTTAATTTTGCCATGAACGAAGTTACGGTGAGCAGAAAAGACACAACCTCGATGATAACGGTAGAAACTTATTTAAACAATGAATATCTAAACTCGTATTGGGCAGATGGTTTAATTATTTCTACACCTACAGGTTCAACAGGATATTCATTAAGCTGCGGCGGACCTATCTTGACACCAGATGTAAAAAGTTTAGTAATTACGCCAATTGCACCACATAATTTAACCGCCAGACCACTTGTAATTCCAGACGATACCGAAATTACACTTCGCGTAACAGGCCGTGAAGACCAATATTTAGTTTCTCTGGATTCAAGAATTTCTTCAGTACAAAACGAATCTGTTCTTAAAATCAAAAAAACCGATTATAAAATCAAAATGGTTGAAATACCAGGCGAAACTTTCTTAAAAACATTAAGAAACAAATTGCTCTGGGGAGAAGACAAGAGAAATTAA
- a CDS encoding CBS domain-containing protein — MTEITNYITNDFRAIDSQETIASVQDFFIDVNFSHFPVLEDGIFIGSISSDDVETFDTDKKAIDYKYTLERFFARKSMIWLDVLEVFAKNHTNILPILDENNNYIGYYEIEDIMKFFQETPFLKEQGGIIIVQKGLLDYSMSEVTQIVESNNGKILGCFISEADVENVQITIKIGLGAINEIIQTYRRYGYEIISEHQEDNYINSLKERSDYLDKYLNI; from the coding sequence ATGACAGAAATTACAAACTATATCACAAACGATTTCAGAGCGATTGATAGTCAGGAAACGATAGCCTCGGTTCAGGATTTTTTTATTGATGTAAATTTTTCTCATTTTCCGGTTTTAGAAGATGGGATTTTTATTGGAAGCATCTCTTCTGACGATGTCGAAACTTTTGACACAGATAAAAAAGCAATTGACTATAAATATACTTTAGAACGTTTTTTTGCCAGAAAATCAATGATCTGGCTTGATGTTCTGGAAGTTTTCGCTAAAAACCACACTAACATACTTCCTATTCTAGATGAAAACAATAACTATATAGGTTATTATGAGATAGAGGATATTATGAAATTTTTTCAGGAAACTCCATTTTTAAAAGAACAAGGCGGTATTATTATTGTTCAAAAGGGACTTTTAGATTACTCTATGAGTGAGGTAACGCAGATTGTAGAAAGCAATAATGGTAAAATTCTGGGCTGTTTTATTTCTGAAGCTGATGTTGAAAATGTTCAGATCACGATAAAAATAGGCTTAGGCGCTATAAATGAAATTATTCAAACTTATAGACGATATGGTTATGAAATTATTTCTGAACATCAGGAAGACAACTATATTAACAGCTTAAAAGAACGCTCTGATTATTTAGACAAGTACCTTAATATTTAA